One Misgurnus anguillicaudatus chromosome 20, ASM2758022v2, whole genome shotgun sequence DNA segment encodes these proteins:
- the LOC129455620 gene encoding transmembrane protein 74 — MADLKVLFCGQGRVPTENKDLDRSIKHQQSHHLVCTDERSLSNEECSQEYQEENVNEANGLSEPWTATLPIGRLHKLNEWGFDEEVHVCYDTEYETAFPDPTEQKDGLLAEDINYDNFSWNSHRDLQDGTPESSLLSVDDFLVDSSEKSVDYGFIGAVAFLVTGISLVVISYTVPRDVKVNPDTVSAREMERLERENARVGAHLDRCVIAGLCLLTLGGVVLSTLLMISMYKGEMIRRQAFAYSKHQARLYGSINFRAGEGQTDAPSLLSLDEDEVSVEVLS; from the coding sequence ATGGCCGATCTCAAAGTCCTCTTTTGTGGTCAAGGCAGAGTACCGACTGAAAATAAGGACCTTGATCGATCCATAAAACACCAGCAAAGTCATCACTTGGTGTGCACAGATGAAAGGTCTCTTTCCAATGAAGAGTGCAGCCAGGAGTATCAGGAGGAGAATGTTAATGAAGCCAATGGGCTTTCAGAACCATGGACAGCGACTCTGCCAATTGGACGACTTCACAAACTCAATGAATGGGGATTTGATGAAGAAGTTCATGTATGTTATGACACAGAGTACGAAACGGCTTTTCCTGACCCCACTGAACAGAAAGATGGCCTGTTAGCGGAGGACATCAACTACGACAACTTTAGTTGGAATTCACACAGAGATCTCCAAGACGGTACCCCGGAAAGTTCCCTGTTGTCGGTTGACGACTTCTTGGTGGATTCATCGGAAAAGTCTGTGGATTATGGATTTATAGGTGCTGTTGCCTTTTTAGTTACTGGGATCTCATTGGTTGTTATCTCCTACACCGTCCCACGTGATGTAAAGGTGAACCCAGACACCGTGTCTGCCCGGGAAATGGAACGTTTAGAGCGTGAGAACGCTCGGGTGGGTGCTCATCTGGATAGGTGCGTGATCGCCGGGCTGTGCCTCCTAACGCTTGGAGGCGTGGTACTGTCAACCCTGCTCATGATCTCTATGTATAAAGGAGAGATGATCAGAAGACAAGCGTTTGCATACTCCAAGCACCAAGCTAGACTTTACGGCTCTATAAATTTTAGGGCTGGAGAAGGTCAGACTGACGCTCCTTCGCTTTTGTCACTTGATGAAGATGAAGTTTCTGTTGAAGTCCTGAGTTGA
- the trhrb gene encoding thyrotropin-releasing hormone receptor b, which yields MENLTATNETLETWTDRSLEYKVISVLIVFLICALGIVGNVMVILVVLTTKHMRTPTNGYLVSLAVADLMVLISAGLPSIADSLFGSWIFGHLGCLSITYFQYLGINASSCSITAFTIERYIAICHPIKAQFLCTLSRAKKIILGVWVFTSLYCVMWFYLTDIQQVVYKDVTIVTCAYKVSRNLYLPIYFFDFGIFFVLPLTLATILYGLIARILFLNPLPSDLKEDKNGHKNFCMAKKNKMKNSSRCSSKTAASRRQVTKMLAVVVILFAVLWMPYRTLVVVNSFLQEAYLDIWFLLFCRTCVYLNSAINPLIYNVMSQKFRAAFRRLCRCGRTAQAQKVAYSVALTYSVAKETSTVETTAHFSTDIDDLTPSEDLFSDKKLMYTQNCEFAK from the exons ATGGAGAACTTGACGGCAACTAATGAGACTTTGGAAACCTGGACTGACCGCAGCCTCGAATACAAGGTGATCAGCGTCCTGATAGTTTTCCTAATATGCGCTCTTGGCATTGTTGGAAACGTGATGGTCATTTTGGTCGTCCTTACCACGAAACACATGCGGACCCCCACTAACGGTTACCTGGTTAGTTTGGCCGTCGCAGACCTAATGGTCTTGATCTCGGCCGGTCTACCGAGCATAGCGGACAGTTTATTCGGTTCGTGGATTTTTGGGCACCTCGGGTGCCTTTCCATCACATATTTCCAATATCTCGGAATCAACGCATCATCGTGCTCCATAACGGCGTTCACTATAGAGCGATACATCGCTATATGTCACCCGATCAAAGCGCAGTTTTTATGCACGCTCTCCAGGgcaaagaaaattattttaggAGTCTGGGTCTTTACCTCGCTTTACTGCGTTATGTGGTTTTATCTGACCGACATCCAACAGGTGGTCTACAAGGATGTGACTATAGTAACGTGCGCGTACAAAGTGTCCAGAAACCTTTACCTACCCATATATTTTTTCGATTTTGGCATCTTTTTTGTTCTACCACTCACCCTTGCGACAATCCTGTATGGGCTCAttgcaagaattttgtttcttaaTCCTCTACCGTCCGACCTTAAAGAGGACAAAAATGGGCACAAGAACTTTTGCATGGCAAAAAAGAACAAGATGAAGAATTCCAGCCGATGCTCAAGTAAAACTGCAGCATCCAGGAGACAG GTAACAAAGATGCTGGCAGTGGTGGTTATTCTGTTTGCTGTACTATGGATGCCGTACCGCACACTGGTGGTGGTTAACTCCTTCCTGCAGGAGGCTTATCTGGACATCTGGTTTCTGCTCTTCTGTCGCACCTGCGTCTACCTCAACAGCGCTATTAACCCCCTCATCTACAACGTCATGTCACAGAAGTTCCGCGCCGCATTCAGGAGGCTCTGCCGCTGCGGACGCACCGCGCAGGCGCAGAAGGTGGCCTACAGCGTCGCCCTAACTTACAGCGTTGCCAAGGAAACATCGACGGTGGAGACCACAGCGCATTTTTCAACCGACATAGACGATCTGACACCATCGGAGGATTTGTTCTCTGATAAGAAGCTCATGTACACGCAGAACTGCGAGTTTGCAAAATAA